GATTGTAAAAAGGATGTTCGATATGCGAATCCTAGCTCTGCATGGTCAAGCCACGTCATTTTACCATCTTTAAATAATACGAGCGCCTTCGTGATAACTGATGATATGTCACTTTTATGTGCGCCAGCGTTCATATAAACAGCCCCACCGACAGTTCCTGGTATTCCTCCAGCAAACTCTAGCCCAGCATAGCCTTTCTTACACATCATTCCTGCCAGCTTAATGAGGGAAAAACCTGCTTCAACCGTCACGAGTTCGTCTTCCTGTTTAAGTGTTGCGAAGTTTTCTCCTAATTTAATCACGACGCCGTTTATTCCACGATCAGGAATAAGAATGTTAGACCCCTTTCCTAATACAAACCATGGAACCCGTCGCTTATTAATTAGCCTCAAGGCCTCTACTAATCCTTCGATAGAATCAGGTTCATAAAAAAGCTTTGCCGGTCCACCAATACGCCATGTAGTGTGAGGTTTTAACGGCTTATTAAGTGTTGTTTCACCACGTTGCAACTTATTTATTTCGTCTTGAAGAGTTAAGAAAGATAGCTCCATATCATCATGCGCCGCCTTTAATTAAATCTTTTATAAGTGTTTCTAATTCAGTTGAAGCATGAGGTTTCCCAAGAGTCAGGGCGTGCTTTTTCATACTTTCCAATGCTAATGGGTTCATCAAGATATTATCAATTTCAGCAATCAGTCGTTTAGGTGACATCTCTTTTTCTAAAATAACTGTGGCAGCACCTGCTTTTTCAAGTGATCTGGCATTTTTCTCCTGGTGATTATTCGTAACATAAGGGCTAGGAATTAGAATTGAAGGAAGCCCAAGGGCTGTTATTTCAGCCAACGTCGTCGCACCCGCCCTTGCAATAAGTAAGTCCACCTCATGTAAGAGAGATGGCATGTCACTAATATACGGGACGATCACGAGGTGTTTAGAGTCATTTTCCTGATCAACAGTAGTTTTCACTTGTTCATAGTGAGCTTCACCAGTCACATATAAACATTGATAATCCTTTGTTTGCCATTGCTGTAACGTTTCCATAACAGCATCGTTAATAGGCTTTGCTCCTCGACTTCCCCCTACTACTAGAACCGTCTTTTTTTGTGGGCTTAACCCGAGCTCTTTCAATTTCTGTTTTCCCATTGCCACCTCTGTTGTAACCACTTCGCTAGCTCTAGGATTTCCGGTGATTGCCACTTTTTCTTTCGGAAAAAAAGTTGCTGAGTCGGGAAATGATAGCGCAATTTTTGAAACATATTTAGCTAAAAATTTATTCGTTAAGCCTGGAACACTATTTTGTTCGTGAATAAGCGTCGGTATCTTTTTCTTAGCAGCAGCGTAAACAACAGGTCCACAAACATACCCACCTGTTCCGATAACTACATCTGGCTGAAAATCTGTTATATATTTTTTTGATTGACGAACGGCTTGCAAAAAGCGCCCAATCGTTTTTACATTTTCTAAAGATAATTTTCGTTTAAATCCTGTTATTGTGACCGTCTTAAATGGAATTCCTTCATCACGTATAATTCGTGATTCAAGACCATTTTCTGTCCCAATGTACTGACACTCAACGTTCTCATTATGTTTTTTCAGATGGCGAATGAGTGCTACAGCAGGGTAAATATGACCACCTGTTCCTCCCCCTGATATTAAAACTTTCATAATTGTCCTCCTTGAAACATCCCTTTTAAATTTAGCAAAGATAACCGTTCAATGACTGCTAATACCCTTATTCTAACCGAATATAACACGTATTTTAAGTGATTATTTTATCTTTTTTTGTTTAAAGAAAATTTACCGATAGAAAAAGAATACAGACATGTTACGAGTTAAGATAGTCTAGTGAATGTTATGTTAAAAAAGTGTTTTTAAACACAAAGATGTTGTATAGAGAATATTTTAGCCATTTTACGTGATAAAGCATTTTTTATTTTACGGCAAGTTTACCTAACTGTCTATTAAAAAGTGAGTGTAGCATAGACAGCCTTCATCACCACTTTCTTCGCAGGTGTCCCAGTATTTTATAAAACGCTCCTCCAGCAGTGGGAATTTTCGTTCTTCTCCCACTGGTTGGTAGTTCCGTAAATTCGGACATGAGCGTCCGTTGTCTTCCGTCTTTTATATAGATTTATCTCTCCTCTCTTTTTGAGGCCGGATTTTTTCGAACGGTTATCCGTGATTAATAGGTAATTTGGCGGATACAAACAAAAGCAAGAGGATGATTTGGCCTTTTAAATCAAAATTAAATAACAAGAAGGTAACCTCCACCTGTTGATTCTTGATGAAACATTTGGATTTTTTTGCTTCTGTTAAACTCATTTAATGGCAAGAGGAGACGACTATTAACGGAATGGAGACAAGAATGGCATGCATACGATAGGCATTAACACAGAGAAGTCCGTTCATGATTTGATACATCTTTCGCACTAACAGCAATATTGAACCTTATACAATAAAAAAGATTTCATTTATCAGGACATGGACTGATAAGTGAAATCTTTTACTTTTATAAAACTCGACCTCACTACGTGTCATCAGTTAGCGAATATGCCGGCTAATGTTCAGGAGAACTCCAATTGTTGTTAGCATGAGGGTTAACGATGAGCCACCATAACTCAATAGAGGGAGCGTAATGCCCGTGACGGGTATGAGTCCAATGACTACCCCAATATTTATCATCACCTGGATGGCGATCATGCCAATAATACCTGTAGCAAACAGCGTGCCATATAAATCAGGAGCATGAATGGCAATCCTTAGCCCTCGCCATAACAATGTTGCAAAACATAGCAATACAAACGTCCCGCCTATAAATCCTAGTTCTTCTGCAAGGATAGCAAAAATAAAATCTGTTTGGGGTTCAGGTAAATAAAAGTATTTTTGTCGGCTATGACCAAAACCTAATCCGAGCAACCCTCCAGGTGCAATGGCATATAATGATTGAATAATTTGAAAGCCACTTCCTAAAGGATCTTCCCATGGATTAAGGAAGGATGTTATCCTTTGCAAACGATAAGGTGCAGATATAATTAACCCAACAAAACCAGCAAGACCTATACCACCAAGCAGAATAAAATGAGACACCCTAGCCCCAGCAACAAAAATGAGCACCATACATGTAATTACCATAACGGCCCCTGTACCGAGGTCTGGCTGCAGCATAATTAAACCGAAAGCGGTGAAAATGAGGCTTAGTATTGGGAATAACCCTCTTTTCCATGTGGTGATATACTTCTGATTATTCGACACATATTTAGCTAAAAATAATATCATAGCTAGCTTCATAAATTCCGACGGTTGGATAGAAAAGGCCCCAATACCAAGCCAGCTCTGAGCCCCACCTCTTACTAAACCGACGCCGGGAATTAACACGATAATTAGCAATGCGAAACATATCATAAGCGCAATGTTAGCTAAACTTTTCAGACGCCAATAATCAACTTGGATCATTAAAAACATAGAGATTAACCCGATACTTACAAAAATCAACTGTCGTTTCAAAAAGAAATATGAATCGTCAAAACGATAGTCAGCCCACACTGCACTTGCGCTAAAAACCATTAAACTACCGATTATGACTAAAATGAGTGTCACTGCAAGTAAGATTAAATCAGGGGTCGTCCTAACTTTAGGCAATAGAATACACCTCGATTCTTCGCTACCCTTGAGGGGTTCTACTACCTATTCATATGTACAACTTGTACAAACATGACCATTATTTACTCTGAATAATCTCCAAAGCTTGTTTTGTAAATACATTCCCTCGTTGTTCAAATGTTTTAAATTGATCCCACGAAGCACATGCTGGGGAGAGCAATATAACATCTCCTGGTTGAGATAGTTTATATGCCTCATCTGTAGCTTCTCTTAATGTAGTCGTTGATGTAACATGAGAAACACTTGCCCGCTGAGCTACCTCAGCTAGTTTACTACTCGTCTCTCCATAAGTCACAATAGCACGAACATTCTGTGATAAGAAGGGGATAAGCCCGTCAAAAGATAGCCCTCTGTCCAACCCACCAGCAATGAGAACAACCGGCTGTCGAAAAGCTTTCAATGCTGTAATTGTTGCAGGGACATTCGTTGCTTTTGAGTTATTATAAAATTTCCTTTTGTCAACTTCTCCAATATATTGCAGTCTGTGCTCTACCCCTTCAAATGTTTTAAGAACTTCGCATACCTGCTGGCGATCAGCTCCTGCTAAAAGGGCGGCGGTGGCGGCTGCTAATCCGTTCGATAAGTTATGTTCTCCAGGTAAAGACATCTCCTCTACCGGCAAAAGTTTATCTCCAAAAACCGTTAGCCACCCTTCCTTTATACAAGCACCTTCTGGAAGGTCTTTTCTCGTAGAAAATGGTACAAGACGAGCCTGTCCTTTTTTTACGACTTCTGAAACTAACCGGTCATCAGCGTTGTAAATAAGATAATCGTCGGACGTTTGCTTTAGAAAGATATTCATTTTAGCAGTGACGTAATCATTCATAGACCCATGATAATCGAGATGAGCCTCTACAAAATTCAATAAAATAGCAATATGGGGCGCAAACCTTTCAACTCCCATTAATTGAAAGCTTGACAGTTCCACTACCATTTCATGATCAACCGTAGCTTCCTGCGCAACTTTGCAGGCTACTTTTCCAATATTCCCTGCAAGAAGTGGCAGCTTTTTTCCACCTTGAAGCATGCTACCAATGTACGTCGTTGTTGTTGTTTTCCCATTGGACCCTGTAATACCTATCATATCTGATTCAGCAATCCGATACGCCAGTTCCACTTCCGTATAAACTGGTATACCAAGGGCTATTGCCTTAACAACAAGTGGGTGATCATAACGAACTCCTGGGTTTTTAATTAAATAATCTAGAGATTCGGTCACAAGAGATTCAGGATGTGAACCACAGACAACCTCTATTCCTTCATCTTCCAATTGTTTTGCTTCAACATTGCCATCATATGAATTTCGATCATTTACAATAACGACAGCACCTAGCCTCTTTAAAAGCTTCGCTGCTTCTGTGCCACTTTTAGCAAGTCCTAGTACAAGCACTTTTTTTCCTTTAAAATCATTAATCATTTTCATATCATCCACACCTCTAAGTAAACACCTGCTACGGCAAATAAAATTCCAACAATCCAAAATGTGACGACAACACGCCATTCACTCCAACCCGAAAGTTCATAATGATGGTGGAGGGGACTCATTTTAAATACTCGTTTGCCCGTGGATTTAAATGAAATTACTTGAACAATAACAGACAACGTTTCAACAACGAAAACACCACCGATAACCACAAGTAATAATTCCATTTTCGTTAAAATCGCAATCATCGCTAACGCGCCCCCTAAAGCGAGAGAGCCTGTATCCCCCATAAACACTTTAGCAGGATGAGCATTAAATACAAGAAAGCCGAGTACAGCACCGACGATAGCGACTGAAAATAATGACACAGTCATCATATCAAGTGAGAATGCAATAATTGAGAAAGCGCCAAATGCCACAGCACTAGTGCCTGCTACTAATCCGTCCAAACCGTCGGTAAGATTAACAGCATTACTCGCCCCTACAAGCATGATAATAATTAATGGGAAATAGAACCACCCAATGTCAACTGACCACTCTGTACCTGGCAGATGAATGGCTGTGGAAATATTAGCCTGATGCAACACAACATACACTAACGCGGCTATAGCCACCTGTCCTAAAAATTTCTGTTTAGAGGTTAAGCCAAGATTTCTCTTTTTTACCACTTTAATATAATCATCTAGAAAACCAAGCAAACCGAAACCAACGGTCACTAGAAGTAAAAGCCAAATCTCCATATCAATAGATTGGAACTGACTTGCCATGACGACGGTTGATAATACAATTGACAGTATGATCATCAAGCCACCCATCGTCGGGGTGCCAGTTTTTTTCTGATGGGATTTAGGGCCTTCATTTCTTATACTTTGGCCAAATTTCAATCGTCTTAAAAAAGGAATGAAAAATGGCGAGAAAAAAACAGTTAATAAAAATGATAGTAATAACGTAAATAATAATCCTTGTTCCAACATGAAAGGAACTCCTTTCTAGTGCCTATTCAATTCTTTGATGAGTTGTTTTATTAATTCGCGGTTTGCCCCTCTGTACAACACGAGGCTCGTTTTTTCAATGATTTCTTTTAAAGGAATGATAGCTTCTGAGTGGGTCACATAATGCTTATAATTTAGTTTATCGTTGTCCCTTCTCTTTAATGCCTCTGCAACCCAAAAAGCTTTGTCTCCTATTGTCAACACATCTGAAATAGGGGCAGCCACTAAGGAAGCTGCGGTCTCATGAAACATCTTTTCTCCTTTTTCTCCTCGAAAGCCATCGTCAATAATTAAGACTCGCCGCTGGAAAGCTCCTAGCTGTTTGAGCATCTTAACACCGTATTCGGCGCGAAATTGCCTTTCTCCAAACGTATCACATACGATGAGAGTCCCACCAACCGTGCCAATCTCGGCCAATTCTATATCTCTTAAATTCAGTTGTCTAAGAGAAGTTTTAATGTGGTCTGCATCAATACCTAGGTGTACTGACGCTGCAATTGTAGACGTAATAAGTTTAATATGGTTACTAAATATACTTGGCAGCTGAAATGTTAATCTAATACCTTTAATGCTAAATGTACACGTCTCTCCATGACACACACTTTCCTCAATGTGAAACATATTTTCTTGGTTTTCTCCGTAAAAGAACACATCTGTTTTCCATTCTCTTGAACGAAAATAGACGTGATCCCCTTTAACAATAATAGTGCCACTTGCTTTCATACCGTCTTCAATGAAGGCGGTATGTCGAAGAAGAGCCTCTTCCTCCCCCTCATCATCAACAACAATGAGGCTAATTGAAGGGGTGAGTAATTCCCCTATTTTTGTTACCTTGCTCTGTGTCCGCGCATCCACATCACATATTAAAGCATCTGTTTCAAGAGGCATCGTCAAAATCGTTTCCAGCACACTTTTCTCATCAGCTGTCGCACGATCTCTCCCATGAACATTATAGGTGTCCGTTAAGAGCTTCACAAGAACTTTTTTTGCAGCAATTCGCGTTTCATCTCCCACTACGGCAATTTTAACGGGATCAACCTCAACTAAATAGATTTCTGCCAGTTGTTTAACTGCTACCATTGGATCTTCCACTACAAATACCGTTATATCATCAGACAATGAAGGAGATAAAGAGACTGATTTTTTCCAAAAGGTAGCACAAGCACCTGCTTCCACAGCCGCTTCAATTAATTGATGACTATCAAACCCATGTTCGTCGATTGGCACATAAATGTCCCCTGGTTCAACCTTATTCGCGTCGAATGAGATTCCCTTTGCAGTAAAGGTGATAGGGAAAGAGCCATGAACTTCTGAACAAACTTGTTTAATAAGGTGATAATCTAGATGACCCATCATTTTAAAAACGCTCCTCCAATGCCTCTTTAGCAACGAGTCTGTCGTCAAAATCATACGTCTCATTTCCGATAGTTTGATATGTTTCGTGCCCTTTACCTGCAATAAGAATGACATCATCATTTTCTGCTTGCCGAATGGCAGTATAAATAGCTTCCTTACGGTT
The Salipaludibacillus sp. LMS25 DNA segment above includes these coding regions:
- the mraY gene encoding phospho-N-acetylmuramoyl-pentapeptide-transferase; this translates as MLEQGLLFTLLLSFLLTVFFSPFFIPFLRRLKFGQSIRNEGPKSHQKKTGTPTMGGLMIILSIVLSTVVMASQFQSIDMEIWLLLLVTVGFGLLGFLDDYIKVVKKRNLGLTSKQKFLGQVAIAALVYVVLHQANISTAIHLPGTEWSVDIGWFYFPLIIIMLVGASNAVNLTDGLDGLVAGTSAVAFGAFSIIAFSLDMMTVSLFSVAIVGAVLGFLVFNAHPAKVFMGDTGSLALGGALAMIAILTKMELLLVVIGGVFVVETLSVIVQVISFKSTGKRVFKMSPLHHHYELSGWSEWRVVVTFWIVGILFAVAGVYLEVWMI
- the murB gene encoding UDP-N-acetylmuramate dehydrogenase; protein product: MELSFLTLQDEINKLQRGETTLNKPLKPHTTWRIGGPAKLFYEPDSIEGLVEALRLINKRRVPWFVLGKGSNILIPDRGINGVVIKLGENFATLKQEDELVTVEAGFSLIKLAGMMCKKGYAGLEFAGGIPGTVGGAVYMNAGAHKSDISSVITKALVLFKDGKMTWLDHAELGFAYRTSFLQSEGAMCLAAQFKLRKDDPVKLKAALQRYKAYRKETQPWKDPCCGSVFRNPLPHYAGQLIEQAGLKGYTIGGAKISEKHGNFIVNTGDASANDILKLIAHVQQEIEEGYGITLETEVAYIDDAQLQTS
- the murD gene encoding UDP-N-acetylmuramoyl-L-alanine--D-glutamate ligase, with protein sequence MKMINDFKGKKVLVLGLAKSGTEAAKLLKRLGAVVIVNDRNSYDGNVEAKQLEDEGIEVVCGSHPESLVTESLDYLIKNPGVRYDHPLVVKAIALGIPVYTEVELAYRIAESDMIGITGSNGKTTTTTYIGSMLQGGKKLPLLAGNIGKVACKVAQEATVDHEMVVELSSFQLMGVERFAPHIAILLNFVEAHLDYHGSMNDYVTAKMNIFLKQTSDDYLIYNADDRLVSEVVKKGQARLVPFSTRKDLPEGACIKEGWLTVFGDKLLPVEEMSLPGEHNLSNGLAAATAALLAGADRQQVCEVLKTFEGVEHRLQYIGEVDKRKFYNNSKATNVPATITALKAFRQPVVLIAGGLDRGLSFDGLIPFLSQNVRAIVTYGETSSKLAEVAQRASVSHVTSTTTLREATDEAYKLSQPGDVILLSPACASWDQFKTFEQRGNVFTKQALEIIQSK
- the spoVE gene encoding stage V sporulation protein E, with translation MPKVRTTPDLILLAVTLILVIIGSLMVFSASAVWADYRFDDSYFFLKRQLIFVSIGLISMFLMIQVDYWRLKSLANIALMICFALLIIVLIPGVGLVRGGAQSWLGIGAFSIQPSEFMKLAMILFLAKYVSNNQKYITTWKRGLFPILSLIFTAFGLIMLQPDLGTGAVMVITCMVLIFVAGARVSHFILLGGIGLAGFVGLIISAPYRLQRITSFLNPWEDPLGSGFQIIQSLYAIAPGGLLGLGFGHSRQKYFYLPEPQTDFIFAILAEELGFIGGTFVLLCFATLLWRGLRIAIHAPDLYGTLFATGIIGMIAIQVMINIGVVIGLIPVTGITLPLLSYGGSSLTLMLTTIGVLLNISRHIR
- the murG gene encoding undecaprenyldiphospho-muramoylpentapeptide beta-N-acetylglucosaminyltransferase — translated: MKVLISGGGTGGHIYPAVALIRHLKKHNENVECQYIGTENGLESRIIRDEGIPFKTVTITGFKRKLSLENVKTIGRFLQAVRQSKKYITDFQPDVVIGTGGYVCGPVVYAAAKKKIPTLIHEQNSVPGLTNKFLAKYVSKIALSFPDSATFFPKEKVAITGNPRASEVVTTEVAMGKQKLKELGLSPQKKTVLVVGGSRGAKPINDAVMETLQQWQTKDYQCLYVTGEAHYEQVKTTVDQENDSKHLVIVPYISDMPSLLHEVDLLIARAGATTLAEITALGLPSILIPSPYVTNNHQEKNARSLEKAGAATVILEKEMSPKRLIAEIDNILMNPLALESMKKHALTLGKPHASTELETLIKDLIKGGA